One Nitrosomonas sp. PY1 DNA window includes the following coding sequences:
- a CDS encoding YbaN family protein, with protein sequence MKKTTESRLPESFDAKTKVLTESQITGLLKLHDSPMARMLYLAGGFLALFFGILGILLPILPTTPFILLAAACFARGSERFYRKLMENRITGPIIYEWLTYHSIPARVKRWVYVLITLSFVSSIFIVSEVWQKIMLVMLGSILVFCIWRIPVRKAQ encoded by the coding sequence ATGAAAAAAACGACGGAATCGAGGCTACCGGAATCATTTGATGCGAAAACAAAAGTATTGACCGAATCACAAATCACGGGCCTATTGAAGTTACACGATTCGCCAATGGCTCGGATGCTCTATTTGGCTGGTGGTTTTTTGGCATTATTTTTTGGTATTCTAGGGATTCTGTTGCCTATATTACCTACAACACCGTTCATACTTTTGGCTGCAGCTTGCTTTGCTCGTGGATCGGAGCGCTTTTATCGTAAATTAATGGAAAATAGAATCACTGGCCCCATCATTTACGAATGGTTGACTTACCATAGTATACCTGCACGCGTCAAACGCTGGGTGTATGTTCTAATAACCTTATCATTCGTTAGCTCTATTTTTATAGTGTCTGAAGTATGGCAAAAAATAATGCTGGTCATGCTAGGAAGCATCTTGGTTTTTTGTATTTGGCGTATACCTGTTCGAAAGGCTCAGTGA
- a CDS encoding DUF6164 family protein translates to MSKILFRLNGAPDDEIAEVRELLTQHDIDFYETPPGNWGVSIPAIWVKAEDQFEQARTLLDVYQRQRSKRIKNELLLLKQTGASKTFVDMIKQDPVSFTIHLVVALLVIYLSIRLIWDLGQ, encoded by the coding sequence ATGTCAAAGATATTGTTTCGATTAAATGGCGCGCCTGACGATGAAATTGCAGAAGTCCGTGAGCTATTAACGCAGCATGACATTGATTTTTATGAAACACCGCCAGGAAATTGGGGAGTTTCAATTCCGGCTATTTGGGTGAAAGCGGAAGATCAATTCGAGCAAGCACGTACTTTATTAGATGTCTATCAACGTCAACGTTCCAAGCGGATCAAAAACGAATTATTATTATTGAAACAGACGGGAGCAAGCAAAACTTTTGTTGATATGATCAAGCAAGATCCTGTAAGTTTTACAATTCACCTAGTGGTTGCATTACTGGTGATCTATTTGTCGATTCGATTAATCTGGGATCTCGGTCAATAA
- a CDS encoding SDR family oxidoreductase, translated as MKKTILITGCSSGIGYCVAKGLQVRGYRVLATARKQADVATLEAEGLESFHLNLTDSNSIHFAFEEALRRTDGELYALFNNGAFGLPGAVEDLSRDALRAQFETNVFGWQELTNLAIPVMRRQGYGRIIQNSSVLGLVSLPFRGAYNASKYAIEGLSDTMRLELRGTNIYVSLIEPGPITSRFRTNSMKALLKYIDIENSVHREKYQGVLNRLNKPGPAAVPFTLPPDAVLDRVIHALESKQPQAHYYVTFPTYLFGTLRRLLSTRMLDFLLAKSGNNN; from the coding sequence ATGAAAAAAACAATATTAATAACAGGATGCTCCAGCGGAATCGGCTATTGCGTTGCGAAAGGACTACAAGTGCGCGGCTACCGGGTCCTTGCAACGGCTAGAAAGCAGGCAGACGTCGCGACATTAGAAGCAGAAGGCTTAGAAAGCTTTCATTTAAATCTGACCGATTCCAATTCAATTCATTTTGCTTTCGAAGAAGCGCTTCGCCGAACCGATGGCGAGCTATACGCATTATTCAATAACGGTGCATTTGGATTACCTGGTGCTGTCGAGGATTTGAGCCGCGATGCATTGCGAGCACAATTTGAAACCAATGTTTTCGGGTGGCAGGAGCTTACGAATCTAGCAATTCCGGTAATGCGCCGCCAAGGATACGGAAGAATCATTCAAAACAGTTCAGTATTAGGGCTGGTTTCGCTGCCTTTCAGAGGAGCATATAATGCCTCCAAATATGCCATTGAGGGTCTGAGCGATACAATGCGGTTAGAGCTTCGCGGCACCAATATTTATGTCAGCTTAATCGAACCAGGACCGATTACCAGTCGTTTTCGAACAAACTCAATGAAAGCATTATTGAAATATATTGATATCGAAAACAGCGTACACCGGGAAAAATATCAAGGTGTACTCAATCGCTTAAATAAACCAGGACCTGCAGCCGTTCCATTTACATTACCTCCTGATGCGGTATTGGATCGAGTTATCCATGCATTAGAAAGCAAGCAACCGCAAGCACACTATTATGTGACCTTTCCAACCTACTTGTTCGGTACCTTACGAAGATTATTATCGACTCGTATGTTGGATTTTTTATTAGCAAAATCAGGTAACAATAATTAA
- a CDS encoding ABC transporter ATP-binding protein: MSSENLIEINDLNFSYSTRAILKGIRMTMPKGKVIAIMGGSGSGKTTLLRLISGEIRPSAGHVRFSGHVVHELSRDKLFKLRRKMGMLFQFGALFTDLSVFDNVAFQMREHTDLPESMIRDLVLMKLDAVGLRGAHNLMPNELSGGMARRVALARSIALDPSLIMYDEPFTGLDPISLSVIGNLIRRLTDTLGMTSIVVTHDVQKSLKIVDYVYFIADGVIAAEGTPKEVRESTAPFVHQFIHGEEDGPVPFHYSGQSYRQDLDLGDAHA, encoded by the coding sequence ATGAGTTCCGAGAACTTAATTGAAATCAATGATCTGAATTTTTCCTACAGTACACGCGCAATATTAAAGGGTATCCGAATGACCATGCCAAAAGGTAAGGTGATTGCCATCATGGGGGGCAGTGGATCAGGAAAAACTACCTTGTTGCGTTTGATCAGTGGTGAAATCAGACCATCCGCTGGTCACGTGAGATTTTCCGGACATGTGGTGCATGAATTAAGTCGTGACAAGTTGTTTAAACTGCGGCGCAAAATGGGTATGTTGTTTCAGTTTGGTGCATTGTTTACGGATCTTTCGGTTTTCGATAACGTGGCATTTCAAATGCGAGAGCATACCGATTTACCTGAATCAATGATTCGTGATCTGGTTTTGATGAAATTAGACGCGGTAGGTTTACGCGGAGCACACAACTTAATGCCTAATGAGCTTTCTGGTGGTATGGCTCGGCGTGTTGCGTTGGCGCGCTCGATTGCACTCGATCCGAGTCTCATTATGTACGACGAGCCTTTTACCGGGCTTGATCCGATTTCTTTAAGTGTTATTGGTAATTTAATTCGCCGCCTTACCGATACCCTGGGCATGACTTCCATTGTAGTGACGCATGATGTACAAAAATCTTTAAAGATTGTAGATTATGTTTATTTCATCGCTGATGGCGTGATTGCAGCAGAAGGCACTCCAAAGGAGGTGAGGGAATCGACTGCGCCGTTTGTACATCAGTTTATCCACGGTGAAGAAGACGGTCCTGTACCGTTTCATTATTCTGGGCAAAGTTATCGACAAGATCTAGATCTAGGAGATGCGCATGCCTAA
- a CDS encoding DUF3460 family protein, producing MDYSYESDHTKFIRELLEKNPELQEKRKAARNMWWDRGLDKEEQKKFKESNDPKKPYAYYSE from the coding sequence ATGGATTACAGTTACGAATCCGACCATACAAAGTTTATTCGGGAATTACTGGAAAAGAACCCAGAACTGCAAGAAAAGCGCAAAGCTGCACGTAACATGTGGTGGGATAGAGGACTTGACAAAGAAGAACAAAAAAAATTTAAAGAATCTAATGATCCCAAGAAACCGTATGCTTATTATAGTGAATAA
- a CDS encoding cytochrome P460 family protein: MRSFIKLLVLGLIAIPLHTQAGGNPDHVKFPQGYEKGFKQYATMNRANQTQVAKLYANEAAVNGYTKDSKSGSGSVIVMEIYDTKKGSDGKPVAGKDGLFEIDSLAAVAVMENRDNWEASFSKEDRTGNWGFAVYNPDGSAKSNDLNCVQCHTPLQAQDYLFTYQKLVEFVKK; encoded by the coding sequence ATGAGAAGTTTTATTAAACTACTAGTATTGGGCCTGATTGCAATACCTTTGCATACACAAGCGGGTGGAAACCCTGATCATGTAAAATTTCCACAAGGCTATGAAAAAGGCTTTAAACAGTACGCTACAATGAACCGCGCCAATCAAACACAAGTCGCCAAGCTTTATGCAAACGAAGCAGCGGTTAATGGTTATACGAAAGACAGTAAGAGTGGATCAGGTTCCGTGATCGTGATGGAAATCTATGATACGAAAAAAGGCAGTGATGGTAAGCCGGTAGCAGGTAAGGATGGTCTTTTCGAGATCGATTCTTTAGCGGCGGTCGCTGTGATGGAAAATAGAGATAACTGGGAGGCATCTTTTAGCAAAGAAGATCGCACCGGAAACTGGGGATTTGCAGTTTATAATCCAGATGGCAGCGCGAAAAGCAACGATTTGAACTGCGTTCAATGCCATACGCCACTGCAAGCGCAAGACTATCTGTTTACTTACCAAAAACTCGTCGAATTCGTTAAGAAATAG
- the mlaD gene encoding outer membrane lipid asymmetry maintenance protein MlaD produces the protein MQRTALDLWVGIFVIIGIAALMMLSLKVGNLNLNGSTQSYVITGNFENIGGLKVRAPVKSAGVVVGRVTNIQFSTQTYDAIVTMDMDSQFLFPKDTFASILTSGLLGEQYIGLSAGGEETMLKEGDKIMKTNSAMVLEELIGRFLFDKASE, from the coding sequence ATGCAGCGGACAGCTTTGGATTTATGGGTCGGCATATTTGTGATCATCGGCATTGCCGCATTAATGATGTTGAGTCTTAAGGTCGGTAATTTAAATCTGAATGGTTCGACACAAAGCTATGTAATCACCGGAAATTTTGAAAATATCGGTGGTCTTAAAGTCCGCGCCCCCGTCAAAAGTGCCGGTGTAGTGGTCGGGCGAGTCACCAATATTCAATTTAGCACACAAACTTATGATGCCATTGTGACGATGGACATGGATAGCCAGTTTCTTTTTCCAAAAGATACTTTCGCCAGTATTCTGACATCCGGATTACTAGGTGAACAATATATCGGTTTGTCCGCTGGGGGCGAGGAAACAATGCTAAAAGAAGGTGACAAGATTATGAAAACCAACTCAGCGATGGTGCTGGAGGAATTAATCGGACGCTTTTTGTTTGATAAAGCATCGGAATAA
- a CDS encoding SGNH/GDSL hydrolase family protein, whose product MIVILSGLATSLFARNFSGLYVFGDSLSDSGNVALMIGSDPNQIITGNSYIPSRPYASGQFTDGDVWVTTFASAIGLLPFAQPVLTGGGGNFAFGGARTSTDGLGLPPSLAQQSAAFLGSTGGTVPHDALYVLQSGGNDARDALLAIASGSDPQSIIEATAIQYAQSIGSMVDQLQTAGAERFVVWNVPNLGLLPAITEQGLQASFLGEQIALAMNDALSNRLSGEIGVTIFDDFSLVTQVAMDPASVGLMNATDACGAVAACDPSTYLFWDGLHPTSAGHELLAQHMIQAVPEPSTYLLLISGLLLISIKLRHKAKTIIK is encoded by the coding sequence ATGATAGTAATTCTGTCTGGACTGGCTACGAGCTTGTTCGCACGGAATTTTTCAGGTTTGTACGTATTTGGTGATAGTCTTTCTGATTCTGGAAATGTTGCATTGATGATTGGTTCTGACCCCAATCAGATAATTACCGGCAACAGCTATATTCCTAGTCGTCCATATGCATCTGGTCAATTTACTGACGGTGATGTATGGGTGACAACCTTTGCCAGCGCCATCGGACTGTTACCGTTCGCACAACCCGTTCTTACCGGTGGCGGCGGAAATTTTGCATTTGGCGGGGCGCGTACCAGTACCGACGGTTTGGGTCTTCCACCTAGCTTGGCCCAACAAAGTGCGGCTTTTTTGGGAAGTACTGGCGGTACTGTGCCGCATGATGCACTGTATGTATTGCAAAGCGGGGGTAATGATGCACGCGATGCATTACTTGCAATTGCGTCTGGAAGCGATCCACAGTCCATTATCGAAGCTACTGCGATTCAATACGCACAATCCATCGGTTCGATGGTTGATCAACTACAAACAGCCGGTGCTGAGCGTTTTGTGGTTTGGAATGTTCCCAATCTTGGATTGCTGCCTGCAATCACCGAGCAAGGATTGCAAGCTTCGTTTCTCGGTGAGCAAATAGCCTTGGCGATGAATGATGCTTTATCGAATCGTTTGTCAGGTGAAATTGGCGTCACTATCTTTGACGATTTCAGTTTGGTCACTCAAGTAGCGATGGACCCTGCTTCTGTTGGGTTGATGAACGCAACAGACGCTTGTGGCGCAGTTGCAGCTTGTGATCCTTCGACTTACTTATTTTGGGATGGACTTCATCCTACTTCTGCTGGTCATGAGCTGCTGGCACAGCATATGATTCAAGCGGTGCCTGAGCCTTCTACCTATCTGCTATTAATTTCTGGACTATTATTGATTAGTATAAAGCTTCGCCATAAAGCAAAAACAATCATAAAATGA
- the mlaE gene encoding lipid asymmetry maintenance ABC transporter permease subunit MlaE: protein MPKYIVSVIQNIGHRVIEGIWRLGVGSRFFLLVLLKSGTSLRRFNLVIRELYFTGVLSLIIIVVSGLFVGMVLGLQGYETLQKYGSESAVGTLVALSLVRELGPVVAALLFASRAGSAITAEIGLMKATEQLTAMGLMAVDPVARVVAPRFWAGVISMPLLAAIFSVMGVLGGYLVTVVFIGVDQGTYWSQMQSAVDFRFDILNGFIKSCFFGVAITAIAVFEGYDAPPTAEGVSGATTRTVVTSSLVILGLDFILTAFMFRGVS from the coding sequence ATGCCTAAGTATATCGTTTCGGTTATTCAGAATATCGGTCATCGCGTTATTGAAGGTATTTGGCGTCTTGGTGTTGGTAGTCGTTTCTTTCTGCTGGTATTGTTAAAATCCGGCACGAGTTTGCGTCGCTTTAACTTGGTGATACGGGAATTATATTTTACCGGTGTACTTTCTTTGATCATTATTGTGGTTTCCGGACTTTTTGTCGGCATGGTATTAGGGCTGCAAGGTTATGAAACTTTACAAAAATATGGTTCCGAGTCCGCAGTGGGTACTTTGGTCGCACTATCTTTGGTACGAGAATTAGGACCTGTGGTTGCAGCGCTGCTTTTTGCTAGTCGCGCCGGTTCTGCAATTACCGCAGAGATTGGCTTGATGAAAGCTACAGAACAACTGACAGCAATGGGTTTGATGGCAGTAGACCCAGTGGCGCGCGTAGTGGCGCCTCGTTTCTGGGCCGGTGTGATTTCTATGCCATTACTAGCCGCGATATTTTCCGTGATGGGGGTTTTAGGCGGCTATTTGGTAACGGTAGTGTTTATCGGTGTCGATCAAGGTACATACTGGTCACAGATGCAAAGTGCGGTAGATTTTCGCTTTGATATTCTGAACGGGTTTATTAAGAGCTGTTTTTTTGGTGTGGCTATCACTGCGATTGCGGTATTTGAGGGGTATGATGCGCCGCCTACGGCAGAGGGCGTATCGGGTGCGACCACACGCACCGTGGTCACTTCATCACTTGTCATTTTGGGACTGGATTTTATTTTGACCGCTTTCATGTTTAGAGGAGTAAGTTAA